The Gossypium hirsutum isolate 1008001.06 chromosome D07, Gossypium_hirsutum_v2.1, whole genome shotgun sequence genome includes the window tcttcatttcttttaacatagtttttctaagCTTTCCATTTGtaactagtccacaagctcgccactcgaaaaaattaaattgttcaaaaaaataaaacatagaaaaactacgttgaaagaaatggagaagggaggaaaacaaatggagaagcataagagaatggaaaagaaagaaagttaaaaaaacataaaagaaaaaaattaaattgctccaaacaaaaaaatatgaggaccgattgtataaattaacctagaatttttgtttgaaataatgatttaacgtgccacatcagttTACTGTTACACCGTTAATAGAAACTAActgctcagtgactaaaatattacaacgtgataacataagtgactaaaacgtaacatttcaaacataagtgactaaaatataacctgagccaaacaaaatgactgttttgatagtttaccctttaaTTTAATGGAATTTAGAACTCCCAAAAGGCAAAAAGCCAATCGATTCGGATGAGTTCGAATAGAAAAGTTAAATTGATTGTAtaagttatttaattatattaaaaaattaattaaatcgagtttttttaatatatgtatttttattagtttttaataatttaattaattaatcaaattaattatttagattaatcggaccgaaaataatttttttttatagaacTCGTTTCGTAACTAGTGATTtgcttttttttgaaaatagattaaCTACTAGTGCCgttgattaaaaaaaatagaattttaatttctattcttttgaattctttaaaaaattttacttttgaattcattttcttctttatttaatttttttatgattttctatttaattttttttgtgttttttatttacttttgaaaGATAAATGAACTATTTAATATGAGCCAcatatataatgataaaataatagtattttcTTTAAAGAGTTTACAagtaaaatctaataaaaatcacaaataatACCTTAtcccattttatttaatttttaaagataaATGAACTATTTAAAAATGCCTTACTAACAAATTAAACAAAACCAATTaagacattttaaatttttaaaaaatatattaaaaatataaaaatttcaaattataatattttattaaaaataacaataccgACCCATTAAAATCTAATGATTAtacgattttttttaaagttgaccTCTACTATTTTATTGGGTTGgtgttgttattttttaataaaaaaattataattttaaaaatgttataaatatttttttcattcttatgattttttaataatttttaaaatttaaaatggcttaattgatttttttaaaaacttgttACAAGGCCTTTTCAAccctttaattttattagtttcaaaaatttctaatttacttccaataaaaCATCAATGGTCAAATTGAATAAACATGTAaaggttgagggctaaatttattattattaaactttaTATATAAACATCAATATTTAACGGAGGGTTTGTTTTGCTTACTCATTTAAcataaaatgactaatttgcttatttttcaaTAGAGAGGCTAAAATACAATCCAAGGTATAGTGCAAGGGGTTTGTGGTAATTCTATCGAAAAAAGCCGAAAGTTAGATGGGTTGGTTTATTGGTTAATTGCACTAATTTCAAAATCAGATTGGATCAGTTTGTTAAACTGGTTAGATCAAGAATCAGTTGAGGTACCGGTCTGGAATAAATGATTGTATCGATGGGTTTGCAGACTGATATGAGCCAGTcataacaatttatttttaatttcatattttatattatttatttattaaaaaatcccatatacatattttaatggttaaaatatgccataagttcCTATACTcttcgtaaatttaaaatttagttattatacTTTTGTTTTTAGGAATTTACCCCCtctattttcaaatttcaagATTCAGGTCAAATtgttaaacatttttaaaattaatttattaaatttaagttaattacaACGTTATTTTTTAAGTACACAAGTAccaattgaatatatatttttattttaaaatgtcacaccaacaagTTTAATGAAAATTTGTTAACAGTGCTAATCATTATacctgaattttaaaaattaaaaaaataaagaaattaaattcttaaaaataatttatctaatgtaatttttatgatttttaataatttattcaattggatttttttataaaaagtaaccttaaaatattaattaattatgaaaatgacttagaagaaaaattatttaagaaaatgaTCTGTTTGTTATAGTACTTGCTGGTGCCACCATTATGTTAGGCGGTACCAGCTTACTTCCCCTCAATCATGTTTTAATCATTACCTTTAAAATGCAGCAccgaattgaaatgtgattataTAAAACATTGAGGGACCTGATGAAGCAATTACCCTTTATGTTCAAATTTAGATAAACTTgagcaaaatttttgaaggatatatttaggtaatttaaataagaattttatgtagtttttaattttattgttatttaaaaattaaaaataagaagaatttatttttgttattattatatttttaaaatttatttaaatttaattttaaaagactATAGACGTAACATACAAATAATCCAAAAATTAGACATAAAATTATTGAACGTTTTATATAATTCAATAATAGTGTAGCAAAGggatactttttaaaaataaattttcctacaaatcatttttataataaattaatattttaaggttatttttatatataaataaaaaaaacgatTGAACCATTTGGCGCCTACTTGCTTTTATAGGTTAATTGGTGGCAGTGTCTGTTTCCTCTTCACCTTTTAACACACGGCTCTTCTTTCTCTGCCTTGCATACCCGTCCATCGCCATTAACACACTTTTTCTCTTTCACCTTTACGCATTTCAAGGTCTTCTctttgctctctctctctctcatccaTGGATTTCTCTTCTTCCATGGCCATTAAACCTTCTTCTTCGAGCTGTTCATCGTTGTTTGCAATCTCTCGAACCCAAAATTCAAGCCCCAAACCACTCCTTTTCAACTTTCATGGAATACCCAGAAACCATCAAAATTCTTTCTTCAAGTCCCTTAAATGCATTCAATCTCCTCCTCCTGGTTCTCTTCCTTCAAACCCCACTTCGTTTTCATGCTCTGCTGTTACACTGTCACCGACCCAGACCTCCTATCTCCCACCGCGGAAGCTTTCGACCCTCGTCGCCGAATTTCAGTCCCTTCTAGAGCCTCTCGATCGAGTCAAGCGTCTCCTTCACTACGCTTCTCTTCTCCCTCCTCTCCCGGCTTCATCCCGGACTGATTCGAACCGGGTTATGGGCTGTACAGCCCGAGTTTGGCTCGACGCCCAGATGGACTCCGAAGGGAACATCAGATTCTGGGCCGACAGTGATTCCGAGATTACCAAAGGGTTCTGTGCTTGCTTGGTTTCGGTTCTTGATGGGGCGGGGCCGGAAGAAGTGTTGCAGTTGAAAACAGAGGATTTAGCGGCGCTTAACGTCGGACTCCCCGGTGTTGAAAGTTCTCGTGTTAACACTTGGCATAATGTTTTAATTAGTATGCAGAAACGAACCAGGGCTTTGGTTgctcaaaaggaaagaaagacgCCATTTGAGCCATTTCCATCATTAGTGATCACTGCTGAAGGTATTCAGCCAAAGGGAACCTATGCCGAGGCTCAGGTTAGTTTCTTACTGATTTTTGTACcctttttatgattttgtttacATGGTGGTTTAAGATCCTAAGTTTCAAATCTAGTTGAATTGCAGGCAAGGTATTTATCCCCTGACAAGTTAAAGGTGAAAGAACTTGTCCATGTTCTTAAAGAGAAGCAAATTGGTGTGGTTGCTCATTTTTATATGGACCCTGAAGTGCAAGGCATCTTAACTGCAGCTCAGAAAGAATGGCCTCACATTCATATATCTGACTCATTGGTGATGGCTGATTCAGCTGTTAAGATGGTAAAATCTGGATGTAAATTCATCACTGTTTTGGGTGTTGATTTTATGTCAGAAAATGTTCGGGCAATTCTTGATCAAGCTGGCTTTGGAGAGGTATATCTTTCTTTACTCTTCATTTTATATGGAGTATCCGTGCCTGGCTCATATTCGGACATAGGTATAAGGGTCCTCCAGGAACTTAGAAAAATTGAATATACTTGTATTTGATACTCACACCCAAGTCAAGTAAATAGAACAAAGCATTAGGATGTATACTGCGTAGTTTTATGTGCAATTGTATGGTATGACACTTCGATTCCATGTAGGAAAGTATTCTAGTGGGTAAGGACTAGGCTCTCCAATCCAATAGCTAGTCTTTGGGGTGTGGTTCTCCAAAGGTCCATatcaattggtatcagagtcaacCATCATGTCTCTTAGTTGCAATCGTGCGCAGTGGGTGATGACGTTGGTATTGCAGTGTTTGCCCGAGGCTAGATTAAGCTAGCGCAAAGCCAGCTTGCTTGGGTGCCGAGGTTGCTGAGCCTGGTGGATTGTTATGTGCCAATTGCAAGGTATGGGACTTGGATCCCACATAGGAATGTATGAGATTTTCTAGTGGGGTTTATAAGGACCTAGGCTCTCCTACGTCAATAGCTAACTTTTGGGGTGTGGTTCTCCAAAGGTCCGTATCACATAGTATATGCCGTTTGATTTATAATGTATGTATATTGTATAAGCTTATGGATGAGAGTTATTCTATAGCTTTTTAGAATCTGCAGTTGGGGTTATTCTATTCTTTTGGAcataaattatatgtaatttaAGGCTGTCGTATGCACTGAATTGTGTACTGTTGTTTTTCTATGGCAAATGGTGTGTTTTATTGAGCATTGAGTTGAATGATTTTTCGTTCTTTGCTCCAAAGCACTAATGCTGTTAATGGAtatgttttgttttataaaaTGGAATTGCAGGTTGGTGTTTACAGGATGTCAAATGAACGCATTGGTTGTTCTTTGGCTGATGCTGCCGCTACTCCTGATTATATGAACTATCTTGAGTCAGCTTCTAACTCGCTTCCTTCCTTGCATGTTGTTTACATTAATACGTCGCTAGAAACAAAAGCTTATTCTCATGAGCTTGTACCTACAATCACTTGTACTTCTTCAAATGTTGTCCCAACCATTCTCCAGGTGGGTTGTGTTTCAAACGTTGTTTGTTTTTTCCTCTCCTTTGTTGTTCAATGCTTTCGTTTTTGTTTTAAGGCTTCTGTTCTTAATTCACGTCTCTTGGTTTCATCAGGCTTTTGCTCAAGTTCCAGACTTAAATATATGGTATGGACCTGATTCCTACATGGGTGCCAATATTAAAGAATTGTTCCAGCAGATGACTTTGGTGTCCGATGAGGAAATTGCTGAAATTCACCCAAAACATAACAGAGACTCTATTAAATCATTGCTACCTCGCCTGCACTATTATGAGGTAACTTCAATGATGATGTCTTATGCATAAATAGAAACTTGGTTTTTGCATTTGGATTGTCACTAATTTTATTCATCACATTGAAAAGACCAACTTCTTTTGGTCATTTCGATTTAAGGAATGGCATTCATTTGATTATTGAAATATCTTATGTGAAGAGTAAATCGAGGAATTACTGAGAAAAAGAATTATGAATTTATCATCTTATGAACTTCATGGAACAAAACCATCTTTATTTTTCCAATGCTATCAAACATAAACTTCATGGTAGATCTATCTCTCTGCCTTTCATACAGTCCTCCTTCCCCCAAATATACAGCAATGCATATGTGATTCATTATAATATATGCAAAACGGAAGAACTATGATTGTGAGAAACATTTTGGTGGAATGCGCTCGAAGGGAGAGTGTACATCCTTCAGCCTTGTGCATTTTGCTCGAGACTCATATTCGGACATGATTATAAGAATATGACTCCAAGGATCCTCCAACTAcatggaaaacttagaaaaaattgaaCATATCCGTGGTGGGAGCATACTTGTATTTGATACTCTACCACAAGTCCGAGTAGGTCAAGAAAAATATATCTTAGTTTGTTACCTTGGTTTAACCTGTTTTTCTGTTATTTCTAAATAGGTTAAATCACATTTTGGGGcctgaactttttttttgtccaagttaggctTTGAACTTGGTAATTTTTATCACATTGAGACTTGGacttttttttatccaagttaggCCCTGAATTTTGCAATTGTTCCCGCATTGggcttcaactttttttttcccaAGTAGTCCTTGAAAACCCTAAAGTTTAGGCTCCAATGtgagaacaattgtcaagtttaggCCCTAATATGAGAACAATTACCAAATTCAAGGACTAACTTGGACAACAAAAGTTCAAGTCTCAATGTGGGGACTGTTGCCTAGTTCAGGCCCCGATGTTGGAAC containing:
- the LOC121219344 gene encoding quinolinate synthase, chloroplastic, yielding MDFSSSMAIKPSSSSCSSLFAISRTQNSSPKPLLFNFHGIPRNHQNSFFKSLKCIQSPPPGSLPSNPTSFSCSAVTLSPTQTSYLPPRKLSTLVAEFQSLLEPLDRVKRLLHYASLLPPLPASSRTDSNRVMGCTARVWLDAQMDSEGNIRFWADSDSEITKGFCACLVSVLDGAGPEEVLQLKTEDLAALNVGLPGVESSRVNTWHNVLISMQKRTRALVAQKERKTPFEPFPSLVITAEGIQPKGTYAEAQARYLSPDKLKVKELVHVLKEKQIGVVAHFYMDPEVQGILTAAQKEWPHIHISDSLVMADSAVKMVKSGCKFITVLGVDFMSENVRAILDQAGFGEVGVYRMSNERIGCSLADAAATPDYMNYLESASNSLPSLHVVYINTSLETKAYSHELVPTITCTSSNVVPTILQAFAQVPDLNIWYGPDSYMGANIKELFQQMTLVSDEEIAEIHPKHNRDSIKSLLPRLHYYENGTCIVHHLFGHEVVERINEMYCDAFLTAHFEVPGEMFSLAMEAKRRGMGVVGSTQNILDFIKQRVQEALDRNVDDHLQFVLGTESGMVTSIVAAVRSLLDSSNSTSSTKINVEIVFPVSSDSMTKTSTSASPALISVKAGDDVILPVVPGVASGEGCSIHGGCASCPYMKMNSLSSLLNVCHHLPDERNNLKAYETERFKSQTPQGKSIADVGCQPILHMRHFQAKKELSEELVYQVLGSHGNGK